A stretch of the Denticeps clupeoides chromosome 6, fDenClu1.1, whole genome shotgun sequence genome encodes the following:
- the snx19a gene encoding sorting nexin-19a isoform X6, whose amino-acid sequence MELNGRTLQAFLGQWKVLGLAVFLAWLVLFHLLVSAWTLCLFTSVLVVLGSWLGCRVALDANSLLHLEHFVPTWAPPPGQHAADSERWLDWEIHSIVSKAVRDFVSSWYSNLVSKDGEEESEFEEVVREAMLAAAEELKRRAKKVDRRTLAQRVLELCGSHLQSYGCAREQMQLLTKPGCDRKDLWRLYSQADTPHPALASPAAELCYSRALVDLLLQVLVPYPHMETRTGGYMVGELITCNVLLPLVARISNPDWLNHTVVDVFMSSFPMAGTQAEVQVGRTATRREAQQEPSVSDVSSLMHSDHQETSSTPTESSTSLHSLSFSEEFLLDSGNEQFFSDGTDAARFHEDLLRLQPISGLEPLSLGRKSLSNNSSAPDSYVTSDSTCDCLPSSDFCGLAFLEEESFGLLGSVKRPPPKVLISGQTSWSDSPVEETCLLLSQGGCPEAPGEMSPSPFSLDPLRSPEGPVVIQNLHIAGTVVAKEQRGSGTHQYTLYTIKYETTGDPECSSQPVAYHMVNRRYSEFINLQARLEEKSDLRKVVKNVKGPKKFFPDLPFGNAEIDKVETRKGYLETYIKQLCSIPETANSEEIQEFLALSTDATMTFEKKQSVPRIDKLVVNAIVDTLKTAFPRPEPQSPTEEVDTDLDGRAQSDSKKIRSRLRFSSKIAPALNVSDLQPRVSYCFSEGSSLLRGLEAFVQEQERLLCGDQWKGSEDGRVPALDQREEEMNLRASDTRPLETVSDIALADVALNVLCLLMKEQWSWLCTENVQKIIRLLFGTCIERRRSGQAGNQPWCHRQRGARRRGGRRVSSAFSALRSCCPRSSQIYWVWRSTD is encoded by the exons ATGGAGCTCAACGGACGGACTCTGCAGGCTTTCCTCGGACAGTGGAAGGTGCTGGGTCTCGCCGTGTTCCTGGCCTGGCTCGTCCTATTCCACCTCCTCGTGTCTGCGTGGACGCTCTGTCTGTTCACCAGCGTCCTGGTGGTCCTGGGGAGCTGGCTGGGCTGCCGCGTGGCCCTGGATGCCAACAGCCTGCTGCACCTGGAGCACTTTGTGCCAACGTGGGCGCCGCCACCTGGGCAGCACGCAGCGGACAGCGAGCGCTGGCTTGACTGGGAGATCCACAGCATCGTGAGCAAGGCGGTGCGGGATTTCGTGTCGTCGTGGTACTCCAACCTGGTGTCGAAGGACGGGGAGGAAGAGAGTGAATTTGAAGAGGTGGTGCGCGAGGCCATGCTGGCGGCAGCTGAGGAGCTAAAGAGACGGGCAAAGAAGGTGGACAGGAGGACCCTGGCGCAGAGGGTCCTGGAGCTTTGTGGGAGCCACCTTCAGAGTTACGGCTGTGCCAGGGAGCAAATGCAGCTGCTAACAAAGCCTGGGTGTGACCGAAAGGACCTTTGGAGACTCTACAGCCAGGCTGACACACCCCACCCTGCCCTGGCCAGTCCTGCCGCAGAGCTCTGCTATTCCCGGGCCCTGGTGGATCTTCTCCTGCAGGTCCTGGTGCCCTACCCTCACATGGAGACCCGGACTGGGGGCTACATGGTTGGTGAGCTCATAACCTGCAACGTGCTCCTGCCTCTGGTGGCCAGAATATCCAACCCTGACTGGCTAAACCACACTGTTGTGGATGTTTTCATGTCCAGCTTCCCTATGGCAGGAACTCAAGCAGAGGTACAGGTAGGAAGAACCGCAACCAGAAGAGAGGCCCAGCAGGAGCCCTCGGTGTCTGATGTCAGCTCACTGATGCATTCGGACCATCAAGAGACCTCTAGCACACCCACAGAGTCTTCCACTAGTCTCCACAGTCTGTCATTCTCTGAGGAGTTTCTATTGGACAGTGGAAACGAACAGTTCTTCTCAGATGGTACAGATGCAGCTAGGTTTCACGAGGACCTCCTCAGGCTCCAACCAATTTCAGGTCTGGAACCTCTTTCCTTAGGTAGGAAAAGCCTCTCCAACAACTCATCAGCTCCAGACAGTTATGTAACCAGTGACAGCACCTGCGACTGTCTTCCATCTTCAGATTTCTGTGGCCTGGCCTTTTTGGAGGAGGAGTCGTTTGGACTCTTGGGCTCAGTGAAGCGCCCTCCCCCGAAGGTTCTGATCTCTGGCCAAACCTCATGGTCAGATAGCCCAGTTGAGGAAACCTGTCTTTTGCTGTCCCAGGGCGGGTGTCCTGAAGCCCCTGGAGAAATGAGCCCCAGCCCTTTCAGCTTGGACCCTCTGAGGAGCCCAGAAGGACCCGTTGTCATCCAGAACCTGCACATTGCTGGGACCGTAGTAGCGAAGGAACAGAGGGGCAGTGGAACACACCAGTACACCCTCTACACAATTAAG TATGAGACCACCGGGGACCCAGAGTGTTCTTCTCAGCCAGTGGCCTATCACATGGTCAACCGACGCTACAGTGAGTTCATCAACCTGCAGGCTCGGCTGGAGGAGAAGTCAGACCTACGCAAAGTGGTTAAGA ATGTGAAAGGTCCAAAGAAGTTCTTCCCAGATCTTCCATTTGGGAATGCCGAAATAGACAAGGTGGAGACTAGGAAGGGATACTTGGAGACGTATATCAAA CAATTGTGCTCCATCCCTGAGACGGCCAACAGTGAGGAGATACAGGAATTTCTGGCTCTCAGCACAGATGCCACCATGACATTTGAGAAGAAGCAAAGTGTTCCTCGCATAGATAAG CTGGTGGTGAATGCCATAGTGGACACCCTGAAGACTGCGTTCCCTCGCCCGGAGCCCCAGAGTCCCACAGAGGAGGTGGACACAGACCTGGATGGGAGAGCTCAGTCCGACAGCAAGAAAATCAG GTCTAGGTTGAGGTTCTCCAGTAAAATTGCCCCTGCCCTCAATGTGTCTGATCTACAGCCTAGAGTGAGTTATTGCTTCAGCGAGGGGAGCTCG CTGCTGCGGGGTCTGGAGGCGTTTGTCCAGGAACAGGAGAGGCTGCTGTGTGGAGACCAGTGGAAGGGCTCTGAGGATGGGAGGGTGCCCGCCTTGGatcagagagaggaagagatgaACCTCAGAGCTTCAGATACAAGGCCACTGGAGACAG TTTCAGACATCGCCCTGGCCGACGTGGCTCTGAACGTCCTGTGTTTGCTCATGAAGGAGCAGTGGAGCTGGCTCTGCACAGAGAACGTCCAGAAAATCATCAGACTTCTATTTGGCACCTGCATTGAGAG GAGGCGGTCTGGCCAGGCGGGGAACCAGCCGTGGTGTCACCGCCAGAGAGGAGCCCGGAGGAGAGGCGGGAGACGTGTCAGCAGTGCCTTCAGTGCCTTACGCAGCTGCTGCCCG AGATCATCCCAGATATACTGGGTTTGGAGAAGTACAGATTGA
- the snx19a gene encoding sorting nexin-19a isoform X10, which yields MELNGRTLQAFLGQWKVLGLAVFLAWLVLFHLLVSAWTLCLFTSVLVVLGSWLGCRVALDANSLLHLEHFVPTWAPPPGQHAADSERWLDWEIHSIVSKAVRDFVSSWYSNLVSKDGEEESEFEEVVREAMLAAAEELKRRAKKVDRRTLAQRVLELCGSHLQSYGCAREQMQLLTKPGCDRKDLWRLYSQADTPHPALASPAAELCYSRALVDLLLQVLVPYPHMETRTGGYMVGELITCNVLLPLVARISNPDWLNHTVVDVFMSSFPMAGTQAEVQVGRTATRREAQQEPSVSDVSSLMHSDHQETSSTPTESSTSLHSLSFSEEFLLDSGNEQFFSDGTDAARFHEDLLRLQPISGLEPLSLGRKSLSNNSSAPDSYVTSDSTCDCLPSSDFCGLAFLEEESFGLLGSVKRPPPKVLISGQTSWSDSPVEETCLLLSQGGCPEAPGEMSPSPFSLDPLRSPEGPVVIQNLHIAGTVVAKEQRGSGTHQYTLYTIKYETTGDPECSSQPVAYHMVNRRYSEFINLQARLEEKSDLRKVVKNVKGPKKFFPDLPFGNAEIDKVETRKGYLETYIKQLCSIPETANSEEIQEFLALSTDATMTFEKKQSVPRIDKLVVNAIVDTLKTAFPRPEPQSPTEEVDTDLDGRAQSDSKKIRSRLRFSSKIAPALNVSDLQPRVSYCFSEGSSLLRGLEAFVQEQERLLCGDQWKGSEDGRVPALDQREEEMNLRASDTRPLETGGSTCASHV from the exons ATGGAGCTCAACGGACGGACTCTGCAGGCTTTCCTCGGACAGTGGAAGGTGCTGGGTCTCGCCGTGTTCCTGGCCTGGCTCGTCCTATTCCACCTCCTCGTGTCTGCGTGGACGCTCTGTCTGTTCACCAGCGTCCTGGTGGTCCTGGGGAGCTGGCTGGGCTGCCGCGTGGCCCTGGATGCCAACAGCCTGCTGCACCTGGAGCACTTTGTGCCAACGTGGGCGCCGCCACCTGGGCAGCACGCAGCGGACAGCGAGCGCTGGCTTGACTGGGAGATCCACAGCATCGTGAGCAAGGCGGTGCGGGATTTCGTGTCGTCGTGGTACTCCAACCTGGTGTCGAAGGACGGGGAGGAAGAGAGTGAATTTGAAGAGGTGGTGCGCGAGGCCATGCTGGCGGCAGCTGAGGAGCTAAAGAGACGGGCAAAGAAGGTGGACAGGAGGACCCTGGCGCAGAGGGTCCTGGAGCTTTGTGGGAGCCACCTTCAGAGTTACGGCTGTGCCAGGGAGCAAATGCAGCTGCTAACAAAGCCTGGGTGTGACCGAAAGGACCTTTGGAGACTCTACAGCCAGGCTGACACACCCCACCCTGCCCTGGCCAGTCCTGCCGCAGAGCTCTGCTATTCCCGGGCCCTGGTGGATCTTCTCCTGCAGGTCCTGGTGCCCTACCCTCACATGGAGACCCGGACTGGGGGCTACATGGTTGGTGAGCTCATAACCTGCAACGTGCTCCTGCCTCTGGTGGCCAGAATATCCAACCCTGACTGGCTAAACCACACTGTTGTGGATGTTTTCATGTCCAGCTTCCCTATGGCAGGAACTCAAGCAGAGGTACAGGTAGGAAGAACCGCAACCAGAAGAGAGGCCCAGCAGGAGCCCTCGGTGTCTGATGTCAGCTCACTGATGCATTCGGACCATCAAGAGACCTCTAGCACACCCACAGAGTCTTCCACTAGTCTCCACAGTCTGTCATTCTCTGAGGAGTTTCTATTGGACAGTGGAAACGAACAGTTCTTCTCAGATGGTACAGATGCAGCTAGGTTTCACGAGGACCTCCTCAGGCTCCAACCAATTTCAGGTCTGGAACCTCTTTCCTTAGGTAGGAAAAGCCTCTCCAACAACTCATCAGCTCCAGACAGTTATGTAACCAGTGACAGCACCTGCGACTGTCTTCCATCTTCAGATTTCTGTGGCCTGGCCTTTTTGGAGGAGGAGTCGTTTGGACTCTTGGGCTCAGTGAAGCGCCCTCCCCCGAAGGTTCTGATCTCTGGCCAAACCTCATGGTCAGATAGCCCAGTTGAGGAAACCTGTCTTTTGCTGTCCCAGGGCGGGTGTCCTGAAGCCCCTGGAGAAATGAGCCCCAGCCCTTTCAGCTTGGACCCTCTGAGGAGCCCAGAAGGACCCGTTGTCATCCAGAACCTGCACATTGCTGGGACCGTAGTAGCGAAGGAACAGAGGGGCAGTGGAACACACCAGTACACCCTCTACACAATTAAG TATGAGACCACCGGGGACCCAGAGTGTTCTTCTCAGCCAGTGGCCTATCACATGGTCAACCGACGCTACAGTGAGTTCATCAACCTGCAGGCTCGGCTGGAGGAGAAGTCAGACCTACGCAAAGTGGTTAAGA ATGTGAAAGGTCCAAAGAAGTTCTTCCCAGATCTTCCATTTGGGAATGCCGAAATAGACAAGGTGGAGACTAGGAAGGGATACTTGGAGACGTATATCAAA CAATTGTGCTCCATCCCTGAGACGGCCAACAGTGAGGAGATACAGGAATTTCTGGCTCTCAGCACAGATGCCACCATGACATTTGAGAAGAAGCAAAGTGTTCCTCGCATAGATAAG CTGGTGGTGAATGCCATAGTGGACACCCTGAAGACTGCGTTCCCTCGCCCGGAGCCCCAGAGTCCCACAGAGGAGGTGGACACAGACCTGGATGGGAGAGCTCAGTCCGACAGCAAGAAAATCAG GTCTAGGTTGAGGTTCTCCAGTAAAATTGCCCCTGCCCTCAATGTGTCTGATCTACAGCCTAGAGTGAGTTATTGCTTCAGCGAGGGGAGCTCG CTGCTGCGGGGTCTGGAGGCGTTTGTCCAGGAACAGGAGAGGCTGCTGTGTGGAGACCAGTGGAAGGGCTCTGAGGATGGGAGGGTGCCCGCCTTGGatcagagagaggaagagatgaACCTCAGAGCTTCAGATACAAGGCCACTGGAGACAG GTGGCTCAACATGTGCATCGCACGTGTGA